Within the Mycobacterium gordonae genome, the region GGTCTGATCGGCCGGTTCGCCAAGCCCTATGTTGCCGTGATGGACGGCATCGTGATGGGCGGTGGCGTCGGCGTCAGCGCCCACGCCAACACCCGCGTGGTGACGGACACCTCGAAGGTCGCGATGCCCGAGGTCGGTATCGGGTTCATCCCCGACGTCGGCGGGATGTACCTGCTGTCCCGCGCCCCCGGTAAACTGGGCCTGCACGCGGCCCTCACCGGAGCGCCGTTCAACGGCGCCGACGCCATCGCGCTGGGATTCGCCGATCACTACGTGCCGCACAGCGAACTCGACGCGTTCACCGCGGCCGTCGCAGCCAACGGCGTGGAAGGTGCACTCGCCCGGCACGCAATCGAGCCCCCGCCGAGCGAGCTTGCGGCACAACGAGAATGGATCGACGAATGCTACTCGGCCGACAGTGTGATCGACATTGTGGCGGCCTTGAGAGATCATGACGCCGGGCCGGCCAATGACGCCGCCGACCTGATCGCCACCCGCTCCCCCGTCGCCCTGTCGGTCACCTTCGAGGCGGTACGTCGCGCCACCGACCTCGAAACGCTGGAAGACGTTCTGGTACAGGACTATCGAGTCTCAAGCGCCTCGCTCCGCTCCCACGATCTGGTGGAAGGCATTCGCGCGCAACTGGTCGACAAGGACCGCAATCCGAAGTGGAAACCGGCATCGCTCGACGACGTCACGGTGGCCGACGTCGCGGCCTATTTCGCGCCCGTCGACGACGACCTGGAATTCTAGGAGGAACGCATGGCTTACGAAACCATTCTGGTCGAACGCGAGGAGCGGGTCGGCATCATCACGCTGAACCGACCGACGGCGCTGAACGCACTGAACAGCCAGGTGATGAACGAAGTCACCAGCGCGGCAACAGAATTGGACGAAGACCCAGGCATTGGGGCGATCATCATCACCGGTTCGGCCAAGGCGTTCGCCGCCGGTGCCGACATCAAGGAAATGGCGGGGCTGACGTTCGCCGACGCCTTCGGCGCTGATTTCTTCGCCCCTTGGAGCAGGCTGGCCGCGGTGCGCACGCCGACGATAGCGGCCGTCGCCGGGTACGCCCTGGGCGGTGGCTGCGAGTTGGCGATGATGTGCGATCTGCTGATCGCTGCCGACACCGCGAAATTCGGCCAACCGGAGATCAAGCTGGGCGTCATTCCCGGGATGGGCGGGTCGCAGCGGCTGACCAGGGCCATCGGCAAGGCCAAAGCGATGGATCTCATTCTCACCGGGCGCACCATCGACGCCGCGGAAGCCGAACGCAGCGGCCTGGTTTCGCGCCTGGTGCCCGCCGACGACCTGCTCACCGAAGCCAAAGCCGTGGCGACGACCATCTCGCAGATGTCGCTGCCGTCGGCCCAGATGGCCAAGGAGGCCGTCAACCGCGCCTTCGAATCGACGCTGGCCGAAGGGCTGCTCTACGAGCGCAGGCTGTTCCACTCGACATTCGCCACCGACGACCAGTCCGAGGGGATGACGGCCTTCATCGAGAAGCGCCCGCCCGACTTCACCCACCGATGACCAAGACCCCGACCGCCGAAGCCGGCGAGCAGGACGCGGCGGAAACCACCGACGTCGCCGAAAATGCACCCTGGTGGCATCGGTATCGCGGCCGCTGGTGGGTCCGCCACTACACCTACACCGGGACCCTGGTCGGCCTGATCTTCGTGTGGTTGTCCCTCACCCCGTCACTGCTGCCGCGCGGTCCCTTGTTTCAGGGAGTGGTTAGCGGCTGCTCTGGGGCCATCGGCTACGGGCTGGGCGTGTTCGCCGTCTGGCTGGTCCGCTACATGCGCTCGCAGAACACCAGTCCCCCGGCGCCGCCATGGGTCTGGCCGCCGCTGATCCTGGTCGGCGCGATCGGGGTCGTCGTCATGGCGATCCGGTTCCACGTCTGGCAAGACCACGTGCGCGACATGATGGGCGTCGAGCACCTGAAGTGGTACGACTACCCGCTGACCGCGGCGCTCGGGGTGATTGTGCTGTTCTCGCTGGTCGAGATCGGCCAGCTCATCCGTCGGCTGGTCATTCTCCTGGTCAGACAGGTCGACCGGATCGCACCGTTTCGGGTGTCGGCCGCGATCGTGGTGGTCGGGCTGATCGTGCTCACTATCAGCCTGCTCAACGGCGTCGTCCTCAAATTCGCGATGCGGTCGATGAACGGCAGCTTCGCCGCGGTCAACAACGAGATGGACCCTGGTTTCAGCGCACCCAAGTCCAGGTTGCGATCGGGCGGGCCGGAGTCGCTGGTCTCGTGGGAGTCGCTGGGGCATCAGGGCCGGATCTTCGTCGAGGGCGGACCTCCGCTCAGCAAGCTGACCGCTTTCAACGGAACCCCGGCCATCGAACCGATCCGCGCTTACGCAGGACTGAAATCTGCCGAAGACATCGACGCGACGGCCGACCTCGCGGCCCGGGAGTTGTTGCGCACCGGTGGATTACAGCGTGCCGTCGTCGCGGTGGCCACCACCACCGGGACCGGCTGGATCAACGAGGCGGAAGCCTCGGCGCTGGAGTACATGTACAACGGCGACACCGCGATCGTGAGCATGCAGTACTCGTTCCTGCCCAGCTGGCTGTCGTTCCTGGTGGACAAGGAGAACGCGCGGCACGCCGGGCAGGCGCTGTTCGAGGCGGTCGACAAGCTGATCCGGCAGATGCCGGAGTTCAAACGGCCCAAGCTCGTCGTGTTCGGCGAGAGCCTGGGCTCGTTCGGCGGTGAGGCGCCCTTCATGAGCATCAACAACGTGCTGGCCCGAACCGACGGCGCCCTGTTCAGCGGGCCGACGTTCAACAACACCATCTGGACGCAGCTGACGGCCAACCGCGACCCAGGTTCACCGGAGTGGTTGCCGATCTACGACGACGGCCGCAACGTCAGATTTGTCGCCCGCCCGGAGAACCTGGACCGGCCGAAGGCGGCCTGGAACCACCCGCGAGTGGTGTATCTGCAGCACGCGTCCGACCCGATCGCCTGGTGGACGCCCGACCTGCTGTTCAGCAAGCCGGACTGGCTGCGCGAGAAGCGGGGCTACGACGTGGTGCCCGAGATGCGCTGGTTTCCGCTGGTGACGTTTCTGCAGGTGTCTGCCGACATGGCGGTCGCCGTCGACGTACCCGACGGTCACGGTCACCGCTACGTCGCTAACTGCGCCGACGGCTGGGCCGCGGTGCTGTCTCCGCCGGGTTGGACGGCGGACAAGACAGCGAAGCTGCGGCCGCTGCTGCACGCGGACTCGACGGCCGGCACCTCGGGCTAGACGCCGCAGCTCGACGCAATACGCAATTCCTCCGGCCACGGAGGAGCACGCGGCGCGGGCGGTACCGGCGGCGACGGAACCCGAACGTCGGGAAGGGCGGACCTGACCGGCGCCGCCGACCGGCCCGACGTTCATGGTCGCCATTTCGGCTGGCGCAGTTGTCGGCCGGCCACGGATAAGCGCAAAGCGTGCCGTTGGTGGCGATTGCGTTGCGAACCATTATCTCCATCGACGCCCGTCGAGTTGCTGCCCGCTCATTCTAGAATTGCGTTCTGGGCAATCTCGACACAACCGCGTTATTGCTGATTCTTCGCACACCGGTGTAATTAGTATCGCAGATGTCGTCGGAACGTCCCGCCATCACAGCTTCCGACGCCGACGCCGATGCCGCGCCGCCCATCCGGCCGGAGCGCCACACCAGCACCGTCGGCATCACCTGAACATCGACACCCGGCCGACTCCGTGCGAAAAGCGTGCGCACCTATTCGCCAACTCTTATCGGCTACACCCGTTTCGCAATTTGCTTGGCAAAAAATCACCGCAGACGTAATGTAATCCAGTTCACATCGCTCGACTATCCCGAGATCGAGCGGCGCAATACGCCGTGTTGACCGACCTTTGTCAAGCGATGCGGTGCATTCGCTGTCGAACAGGAGACGACATGTCGTACTTGCTGGTGTCGCCCTCCGAACTGATGGCCGCGGCAGCCGACATGGCTGGTGTCGGCTCGATAGTCCGGGCGGCCGACATCACCGCGCTGACTCCCACCACAGCACTGGCGACAGCCGCAAGCGACGAGGTGTCGGCAGCGATCGCGGCAATCTTCTCCTCCCACGGCCAGGCCTATCAGCAGGTCAGCGCGCAGGCCGCGCTGTTGCACCAACGGCTGGTAGCGGCGATCCGCATCGGTGCGGACGGCTACGCGCAAGCCGAGGCGACCAATGTCGAGCAGCTGCTTCAGACCCTCGTCAACGCCCCCTCGAGCCTGATCAATGCGCCCACCCAAGCGCTGCTGGGGCGTCCGCTGATCGGCAACGGCACCGATGGAACCGCTTTCAACCCCAACGGCGGAGCCGGCGGCTTGCTGTATGGCAACGGCGGCAACGGCTATTCCGCGACCACGCCAGGAGTCGCCGGAGGCGCAGGCGGAGCGGCCGGACTGATCGGCGCCGGCGGGAACGGCGGCGCCGGCGGGGCCGGCGCCAACGGGGGGATCGGCGGCGCTGGGGGGTGGCTGTACGGCAACGGCGGCAACGGCGGCGCGGGCGGGGCCGGCACCTTGGGTGCGGTCGGCCTGGCCGGTGGAAACGGTGGCAACGGCGGTGCCGCGGGAGCGGCCGGACTCTTCGGTGACGGCGGCAGCGGCGGCATGGGTGGCGACGGAGGACAAGGCGGCGTGGGCGCTGGAACCGGTGCCGCGGCCGACGGCGCACTCGGCGGCAGTGCCGGCGCCGGCGGGGCGGGCGGAAACGGCGGCTCCATCCTCGGCCAGGGCGGACACGGCGGGACCGGAGGAGCCGGTGGACAAGGAGGGACCGGGGCCAACGGCATCAATCAGAACGGTTTCGGTACCCAAGGCGGCAGCGGCGGCAGCGGCGGACATGGCGGAATCGGCGGCCGTGGCGGACAGGGCGGCGGACTCGTCGGCAACGGCGGCACCGCCGGCGACGGCGGCGGTGGCGGAGCCGGCGGCGAGGCCGGCTTCGGCGCGTCAGGTTTCCGGGGCGGCAACGGCGGGGTCGGTGGCGATGCCGGCAACGCGGGCGACGGCGGCGCCGGCGGCAGCGCGGGATGGCTGCACGGCCATGGCGGCGCGGGCGGTGCAGGTGGGGACGGCGGCGGCGCTGCGATCGGCGGTCAAGCGGGCAGCGCACCAAGCGGCATGACATTCCCCGGAGCCGATGGTGGCAACGGCGGGAAGGGTGGCCAGGCAGGCAACGGTGGCGCCGGCGGACGCGGCGCCTGGCTGACAGGTAACGGTGGAGCCGGCGGCGGCGGTGGCGCCGGCGGGGCCGGCGGCGGCGGCGGTGGCGGCGGATTTGTCTCGCAGGGAACCGCTTCGGGTGGAGACGGCGGCATCGGAGGAGGCAGCGGAGCTGGCGGCCGTGGCGGCCACGGTGGAAGCGCGGGCATGCTGTCCGGCGACGGCGGCGTGGGCGGCGCCGGCGGAGACGCCCGCACCGGAGGCGAGGGTGGTCCCGCTGGGACCAGCGGCAACAACAACGTCGGCAACGTCGGCAACGGCGGTGATGGTGGTAACGGCGGTGATGGCGGCAACGGCGGCACTGCCGGCTGGTTGGGCAATGGCGGCAACGGCGGCCGGGGCGGCCACGCCAGCGACGGCGGGCAAGACAGCTCCGGGCAAGGGTTTCCCGGCGCTGGCGCCGACGGCGGCCGCGGCGGAAGCGGTGGCGACGCCCAACTGATCGGCAGCGGCGGCAGCGGCGGCAACGGTGGCAACCTCGGCAACGGCGCAATCCCTGGTATCCAAGGACCGGGTGGGCCCGGCGGGAAGGGCGGGACGCTGTTCGGCTCCTCCGGCGCAGCCGGGCAGTAGCCACCGGCCCAGGCCGAGCCGGTGGACTGTTGGGTGGTCTGCTCGGCTCGCCACCGGTCGATCCGTGCCTTCGACGACTCCAGGCAACCGACACCACCGGCGGTGCCGGCGGGCTGCGGCTAGTTCAGGACGGGCTCAACGGGCCGATCCGAATCCAGCACGCCCGCGGCAACCAGCGCGTGGTAACCGCCCACGACATCGGTCGCGCGGTGCAGGCCGAGGTCCAGCAGCGCCGCTGCGGCCAGGCTCGAGGTATATCCCTCCGAACACAGGATCACCCATTCGACGTCGTCGCCGACAGCCTGCGGCAGCCGGGCGTCGCTGGTCGGGTCGCAGCGCCATTCCAGAACGTTGCGTTCGATCACCAACGCGCCGGGCACCTCGCCCTCGCGGGCCCGCTGGGCGGCCGGCCTGATGTCGACCAGCAGCGCTCCCCGCCGCACCGCTGCGGGCACCTGCTCGGCAGGCAGCCGGCGATAGCGCTCGCGGGCGGCCTGAAGGACCCGGTCGATCCTGCTCATCACGGCCCTTCCGGTTGATCGGTCAATTCGGTGCGCTGGCGGCGCAGGGTGTTGCGCTCGGTGACGTCGTAGTACGACATGGCGGTCAGCGGCGGTGAGTAGGCGTGCACACTCAACGTCGGCGCCACCGGTGTCGGTGCCGTGACGGCCGCCGGGCGCGGAGCCCACACCACGTCGTGCACCCAACCCAGCGGGAAACCTGCCTGGTCACCGGCATCCAGCCGACGCCGCCGCAACTGCCTTCCGTCCCAACGATATTCGTTGAGAGACCCGGACAGCACGGTCAAGGCTCCGAGCGACCCGCCGTGGTCGTGCAATTCGGTGGCGCGCCCAGGGACCCAGCTGATCAGCCAGATGTCGAGCTCCTCGTCGCCGTGGATGCGGGTGAACCACCGTTCGGTCTGTGGCACACCGCTTGCTGGCAGCAGGTGGTCGCAGCGCCCGCTGAGAACGTCGTCGGCGGCTTGGTCGGTGGCGTGCAGCAGATCGGGCACCCGCAGCCGGGTCGGTCCCGAGTTGGGGGCGAGCGGCGCGGGGTATGGACGAGCAAGGGCGATAGCCATGGAAGAACTCCGAGGTGTCGAGCGGATTTGGGCAAGCGGCGGCGCGTCAGCGCCGACAACACTCGCAAAACCCGAACCGCACCATCACGCCGATAGTGTTGCATAGATTGGTACGCGTGCGCGGACACCGACGATGGCTAGTGCTGCTCGGCCCGCTGGCCTGGGCGGCCGCGCTCGCGGGCTGCTCGCACGGCGGCGACGGCGGCAAGACCACCTCGTCGCCGGCCCGATCCTCGACCGCACCCAGTTCGCTGCCCCCCGGCGCTATCGGCGTCTCCCCCGGCGGCGTCACTACCCGGGTGGACGCGCCCGCGGAGTCGACTGAAGAGGAGTATTTCCAGGCCTGCCACGCCGCGAAGCTGTGGATGGACGCGCACGGCGGCACCGGTGAGGCGCAGATCGAGCCGTATCTGGCCATGGTCCAGACCTCCGGACCGGGCTTTGCGGGCAGCTGGAACAAGCGCTGGGCGGAGCTGGGCCCGGAGCGTCAGGCCGCGGTGATCGTGGCGGCACAGGCCGCCGGGCGGGGCGAGTGTGGTTGATGATCGGCGCCCGGTTGTTAGCTTTGAAATCACGCCTGCCTAAAACTGTCGGCCGGTTCCAGTAGGCAACCGGTCGCCGAGCACAATCACCATGTGGAGATGTCCGGACCAATCCCCCTTCGCCCGCACACGACATCGGGAAGTCGCGTCGCGCTGGCTCTTGGCAGTGGCGGCGCCCGCGGCTACGCCCACATCGGCGTGATCCAGGAGTTGCAGGAGCGGGGTTATGAGATTGTCGGCATCGCCGGCTCGTCGATGGGCGCTCTGGTGGGCGGAGTGCAGGCCGCCGGGCGCCTGAACGAGCTTGCCGACTGGGCCAAGTCGCTGACGCAGCGCACCATTGTCCGGCTGCTCGACCCCTCACTCACCGCCGCCGGGGTGTTGCGGGCGGAAAAGATCCTGGACGCAGTGCGCGACATTCTTGGCCCGGTGACCATCGAGCAATTGTCGGTTCCGTACACGGCCGTGGCCACCGATCTGCTGGCCGGCAAATCGGTGTGGTTCCAGCGGGGCCCCCTCGACGAGGCGATCCGCGCCTCGATCGCGATTCCCGGTGTGATCGCTCCGCACGAGGTGGGCGGACGCCTGCTCGCTGACGGCGGCATCCTCGACCCGCTGCCGATGGCGCCGATCGCGGCCGTCAACGCCGATCTGACCATCGCGGTCAGCCTCAACGGCAGCGAACCGGGCGCCACGCGTGACGCGGGGCCGGGGATGACCGCCGAATGGTTAAACCGCATGATGCGCAGCACTACCGCGCTGCTGGACACCAACGCAGCCAAGTCGCTGCTGGACCGGCCGACGGCGCGAGCGGTGTTGAGCCGCTTCGGTGCGACGTCGCCAGACGACTGGTCAGACTCGTCCGACACAGCCGACGAGGATGCACCCGAAGTGCCCCGGCTCGGCAGCTTCGAGGTGATGAATCGGACGATCGACATCGCCCAGTCCGCGCTCGCCCGCCACTCCCTGGCCGCCTATCCGCCGGATCTGCTCATCGAGGTGCCGCGCACCACTTGTCGCAGTTTGGAATTCCACCGCGCGGTCGAGGTGATCGCCGTCGGCCGCGCCCTGGCCAGCCGCGCTCTGGACGCATTCGAAAATGCTGGCGCCGAAGATGCGCAAACACCCGCTATTGAGGGCTGAGCCGTGCCCGGGCAATGAGTGCATATGCCCGAAGAATGGCGTCCGTCGCTGCAGTGAACCGCCATCGATCGGCTAGGCGCGTTTGCGCCCCGGCCCGGTGTGGGTGGCCGCCTTGCGCTGCAACTCGGCGACGAGGTCGGACGGGTGGAGTTGCTGGGCCAACCGGGTGAGTGCCAACCGCACGACCGCACTGCGCGTCGCGTCCACTCGCGGTTTGGCGAAACGTGCTGCGGTACGCACTGATTCGAGGAAGGCGTCGGCCGGCTCGTCGAGATAGATCGAGACCTTCGTCAGCTCCGTCGGCCGCGGCGGTCGCACCATCGGTGACGCCGCGCCCGGCTGCGGCGGCGCGGCGGGCCGGACCGCCGGTTGCGGAATCGGGGCGGGACGGCCCGGGTAGTACCTCCTCGGAACCGCATCAGGCTGCGTCGAGCCATTTCGCGCGGTGACACCAAAAGTCATCGGAGTTTTCCTTTCCGGGCATCAGAAAATCAATTCCCACAGCGGTCCGCCACTTCGGAATCAGGCGCTGCGATCAGCCAGATGTAACACCCTGTGGATCCGCCTCACAACCAACGAAATGGCCGAAAAGCGTTCATTACATACCGATTCAACAATTCTTCAACTTTCGATCGCCGCTGCGAGGTCAGTAAGGGTGGGCCGGTCCGCGAGCCGGCTTGTCCACCACGATCACGGCTACCCGGCGACACGCGGCGCCGACCCGTCCAGCCACGACGGCGTTGCCTGACTGCACACGGACGCCGTCGCGCCCACCGACCGGCGGCGGCTTCGCCTCGTCGGCCGAGACCTCGGGCCGGGCGCTCGAGAGGTCTGACAAACATCAGTATTTGCTCAACAGCGTCAACAAAATCCGGCATTTGCACAGCAAATTTTACAAAAGCCATCTACTGCTCAGCGTCGAAACAAAAGGCGACATATGGTCAGGCGCTTTTACAAACGGCGATTTTTGCTCATTTTTCTTGTGGCGCACAACCGCTCCTATTAACATCGGTCCGGCCCAGCGTCCTGCTGGGTTTATTGCGCTGCCACCCCCGCGATAGGAGCCGATACATGTCTTTTGTCTTAATTTCTCCGGAATTCATGTCGACCGCCGCCGGAGATTTGACAGGAATCGGTTCCGGCATTAACGCGGCTAACGCCGCGGCCGCCTTGTCGACCACTCAAGTACTCGCGGCGGGAACCGACGAAGTATCAGCGCAAATCGCGGCCTTGTTCGGTGCGCACGGTCAGCAGTATCAGCTGCTGAGCACGCGGGCGGCGGCGTTCCACGCGCATTTCGTGCGGGCCCTGACCGGTGCGGCCGATTCATACCTGTCGGCCGAGGCCAGTAGCGCCGAGTCCGTCGTCTTGGACTTGATCAATGCGCCCACGCAGTTGCTTTTCGGACGCCCGCTGCTCGGTGACGGTGCCAGCGCGACGACGCCGGGCGGCAACGGTGGCGACGGCGGGTTGTTGTTCGGCAATGGCGGCAACGGTGCGGGCGGCACGGCCGGCCAGCCAGGCGGAAACGGCGGCAGTGCCGGCCTGCTGGGCAGCGGCGGCACCGGCGGGGCCGGCGGGGCTGGTGCTTCCGGTGGCTACGGCGGCAACGGTGGCTGGCTGTACGGCAACGGTGGCACCGGCGGCGCAGGCGGCATCGGCGCCAACGGCGGCGCCGGTGGAAGCGGCACCTTGTTCTTCGGTTCCGGCGGCGCCGGTGGAGCAGGAGGTGCCGTCGGCGGCACCGGTGGCGCCGGCGGGCATGGCGCACTGGTGTTCGGGTCCGGAGGCTCCGGTGGGGTCGGTGGTGCCGGCGGTGGCACCGGTGGCGTGGGTGGACACGCCGGGGGGTTGTTCGGCGATGGCGGCACCGGTGGTGTCGGCGGCAGCGGCGGAGGTACCGGCGGTGACGGCGGAAACGCAGCATCGGTGTGGGGAACCGGTGGGCGCGGCGGTG harbors:
- a CDS encoding enoyl-CoA hydratase/isomerase family protein — its product is MTGESDEVLTRVVDGVGYVTLNRPKAINSLNQTMVDLLSTVLIRWGRDEAVRAVVLTGAGERGLCAGGDVVAIYRSARKDGADARRFWRDEYLMNGLIGRFAKPYVAVMDGIVMGGGVGVSAHANTRVVTDTSKVAMPEVGIGFIPDVGGMYLLSRAPGKLGLHAALTGAPFNGADAIALGFADHYVPHSELDAFTAAVAANGVEGALARHAIEPPPSELAAQREWIDECYSADSVIDIVAALRDHDAGPANDAADLIATRSPVALSVTFEAVRRATDLETLEDVLVQDYRVSSASLRSHDLVEGIRAQLVDKDRNPKWKPASLDDVTVADVAAYFAPVDDDLEF
- a CDS encoding enoyl-CoA hydratase, which translates into the protein MAYETILVEREERVGIITLNRPTALNALNSQVMNEVTSAATELDEDPGIGAIIITGSAKAFAAGADIKEMAGLTFADAFGADFFAPWSRLAAVRTPTIAAVAGYALGGGCELAMMCDLLIAADTAKFGQPEIKLGVIPGMGGSQRLTRAIGKAKAMDLILTGRTIDAAEAERSGLVSRLVPADDLLTEAKAVATTISQMSLPSAQMAKEAVNRAFESTLAEGLLYERRLFHSTFATDDQSEGMTAFIEKRPPDFTHR
- a CDS encoding alpha/beta hydrolase, with translation MTKTPTAEAGEQDAAETTDVAENAPWWHRYRGRWWVRHYTYTGTLVGLIFVWLSLTPSLLPRGPLFQGVVSGCSGAIGYGLGVFAVWLVRYMRSQNTSPPAPPWVWPPLILVGAIGVVVMAIRFHVWQDHVRDMMGVEHLKWYDYPLTAALGVIVLFSLVEIGQLIRRLVILLVRQVDRIAPFRVSAAIVVVGLIVLTISLLNGVVLKFAMRSMNGSFAAVNNEMDPGFSAPKSRLRSGGPESLVSWESLGHQGRIFVEGGPPLSKLTAFNGTPAIEPIRAYAGLKSAEDIDATADLAARELLRTGGLQRAVVAVATTTGTGWINEAEASALEYMYNGDTAIVSMQYSFLPSWLSFLVDKENARHAGQALFEAVDKLIRQMPEFKRPKLVVFGESLGSFGGEAPFMSINNVLARTDGALFSGPTFNNTIWTQLTANRDPGSPEWLPIYDDGRNVRFVARPENLDRPKAAWNHPRVVYLQHASDPIAWWTPDLLFSKPDWLREKRGYDVVPEMRWFPLVTFLQVSADMAVAVDVPDGHGHRYVANCADGWAAVLSPPGWTADKTAKLRPLLHADSTAGTSG
- a CDS encoding PE family protein, which gives rise to MSYLLVSPSELMAAAADMAGVGSIVRAADITALTPTTALATAASDEVSAAIAAIFSSHGQAYQQVSAQAALLHQRLVAAIRIGADGYAQAEATNVEQLLQTLVNAPSSLINAPTQALLGRPLIGNGTDGTAFNPNGGAGGLLYGNGGNGYSATTPGVAGGAGGAAGLIGAGGNGGAGGAGANGGIGGAGGWLYGNGGNGGAGGAGTLGAVGLAGGNGGNGGAAGAAGLFGDGGSGGMGGDGGQGGVGAGTGAAADGALGGSAGAGGAGGNGGSILGQGGHGGTGGAGGQGGTGANGINQNGFGTQGGSGGSGGHGGIGGRGGQGGGLVGNGGTAGDGGGGGAGGEAGFGASGFRGGNGGVGGDAGNAGDGGAGGSAGWLHGHGGAGGAGGDGGGAAIGGQAGSAPSGMTFPGADGGNGGKGGQAGNGGAGGRGAWLTGNGGAGGGGGAGGAGGGGGGGGFVSQGTASGGDGGIGGGSGAGGRGGHGGSAGMLSGDGGVGGAGGDARTGGEGGPAGTSGNNNVGNVGNGGDGGNGGDGGNGGTAGWLGNGGNGGRGGHASDGGQDSSGQGFPGAGADGGRGGSGGDAQLIGSGGSGGNGGNLGNGAIPGIQGPGGPGGKGGTLFGSSGAAGQ
- a CDS encoding rhodanese-like domain-containing protein; translation: MSRIDRVLQAARERYRRLPAEQVPAAVRRGALLVDIRPAAQRAREGEVPGALVIERNVLEWRCDPTSDARLPQAVGDDVEWVILCSEGYTSSLAAAALLDLGLHRATDVVGGYHALVAAGVLDSDRPVEPVLN
- a CDS encoding cysteine dioxygenase, which translates into the protein MAIALARPYPAPLAPNSGPTRLRVPDLLHATDQAADDVLSGRCDHLLPASGVPQTERWFTRIHGDEELDIWLISWVPGRATELHDHGGSLGALTVLSGSLNEYRWDGRQLRRRRLDAGDQAGFPLGWVHDVVWAPRPAAVTAPTPVAPTLSVHAYSPPLTAMSYYDVTERNTLRRQRTELTDQPEGP
- a CDS encoding lipoprotein LpqV; translation: MVRVRGHRRWLVLLGPLAWAAALAGCSHGGDGGKTTSSPARSSTAPSSLPPGAIGVSPGGVTTRVDAPAESTEEEYFQACHAAKLWMDAHGGTGEAQIEPYLAMVQTSGPGFAGSWNKRWAELGPERQAAVIVAAQAAGRGECG
- a CDS encoding patatin-like phospholipase family protein; the protein is MSGPIPLRPHTTSGSRVALALGSGGARGYAHIGVIQELQERGYEIVGIAGSSMGALVGGVQAAGRLNELADWAKSLTQRTIVRLLDPSLTAAGVLRAEKILDAVRDILGPVTIEQLSVPYTAVATDLLAGKSVWFQRGPLDEAIRASIAIPGVIAPHEVGGRLLADGGILDPLPMAPIAAVNADLTIAVSLNGSEPGATRDAGPGMTAEWLNRMMRSTTALLDTNAAKSLLDRPTARAVLSRFGATSPDDWSDSSDTADEDAPEVPRLGSFEVMNRTIDIAQSALARHSLAAYPPDLLIEVPRTTCRSLEFHRAVEVIAVGRALASRALDAFENAGAEDAQTPAIEG